Proteins encoded together in one Telopea speciosissima isolate NSW1024214 ecotype Mountain lineage chromosome 6, Tspe_v1, whole genome shotgun sequence window:
- the LOC122664327 gene encoding RNA polymerase II transcriptional coactivator KELP-like encodes MEPETQRELEETVLEILRNADMNEMTESKVRTMAAEKLGIDLSGPAPKRFVRKVVESFLLSKEQDDQHATGAGADEEKKEVEEEEDDDEGGEEKRKPTISAKEYDDEGDLIICRLSNKRRVTIQDFRGKSLVSIREYYEKDGKQLPSSKGISLTAEQWSAFSKAVPAVEEAIKKMESRLR; translated from the exons ATGGAACCAGAAACTCAACGTGAATTGGAGGAGACAGTGCTGGAGATTTTAAGAAACGCAGACATGAACGAGATGACTGAGTCCAAGGTCAGGACCATGGCTGCGGAGAAGCTTGGTATCGATCTTTCAGGTCCGGCTCCCAAGCGTTTCGTGAGAAAGGTAGTCGAATCGTTCTTGCTTTCTAAGGAGCAGGACGACCAACATGCGACAGGCGCTGGAGCcgatgaagaaaaaaaggaggttgaagaagaagaagacgacgacGAAGGTGGTGAGGAAAAGAGGAAACCCACTATCTCCGCCAAAGAGTACGACGATGAGGGCGATCTCATTATTTGCAGG CTATCGAACAAGAGAAGAGTTACGATTCAGGATTTTAGAGGGAAGTCTTTGGTGTCGATAAGAGAATACTACGAAAAAGACGGAAAGCAGCTTCCTTCCTCCAAAG GAATAAGTTTGACTGCGGAGCAGTGGTCAGCTTTCAGTAAGGCTGTGCCTGCAGTAGAGGAGGCCATAAAAAAGATGGAGTCCAGGTTGAGGTGA